ATGCAATCTCTTGTCTCTCTCTATTCTTTACTATTCTCATCATGGCTTCACTGTCTGTTCTGTATGATTTCGAAGTCCAATACTAACTATTTCCAGCAACAACTACGTCAACCCTATTGCCCTTCAAAACATCGCTTGGAAGTACTACATTGTAAGTTTTCAGTCTAAAACATGGGGTTCTGGGGGATCTCGAGCACCCATTGTCTATCATCTGAATGCAGTAGTTTACCCTATTGCATCAAAGTGCCGTAGCTCGTCCCCCATATTACCTAAATCAACACTACAATCCCCCAACCATTTACTAACAGATTCCAGGTCTACATTGTCGCTCTTGCTGCCGAGTTCACTACCgtctggttcttcttccccGAGACCTCTGGTTACGACTTGGAGTCTATCTCCGGTGCTGTCTTCGGTGAGAAGACTGGTCAAGCCGCTATCAACAAGTTCCAACACAAGTTGGAGGAGAAGGGAGGTGTTGAACATAGCGAATTTGCTGTTTAGTTATTTCTTATAGTTTGCGTTAttgaatatatttgatTCCTGTTAATAATTTAACGAGTAGGgggatgcctccggcggctggggcgccgccccagaccccgttgtgctcgcttcgcgagcttgaAAACTTTGTTCATTGGTTTatagctttttttttataactcttttttatttgaaatATCTGCTTCAAATCACGAAGGACCTGGTAAAAGCGGTTTCGATGCACATGAAAACGGGGTTGAAAAATGGGCGACGGTAGTGCACGGCgtagtatatatattaagaTTCCAAGATACGGCATTTGCAAAGCAATTTGATATAAATTCGTGACAGAATGGGATATGGAACTTTacgttatttattttatttttagaTCATATATTAgtatataataaataaataaataataataataataataataataataataataataatagtaatatataataataatatataataataatatataataatacataataaattaatcaCGATGTATACAGCGACCAAGCCGTGCACTGCACAAATGCAaaaacagctgctgcataGAAAATTACTGGCCAACCAAATTGTTGATTGAAAAGCCTTGCAGTGGTAAACCGAGACGCAGTTAGAGGTCCTTGAAAACTTGGAGGTTCGTCTCGAATAacgaaataaatatacaaaatGGGTAGCTTTTTAAGACCACAGGTGGCTCTCGCTATCCGAAGACCATTAGCCAATAGCAATGTTCGTCTGTTATCGACCAGCCGGATAGCTTTTCAAGAGGCCAAGACCTCTGCTGTTACCGAAGCTGAGAAGACTGAGGAGGTTCAAGAATTCGAAACTATCAGTGGAGCTCCAGCCGATTTGACCACCAATAGAATTGTCAGAATTTTCCAAGAAAGTAAAGCGGCAACTCAGAGTGGTACCTGGGGTACTGGCGTTTGGAGAATTGACTGGGATATTGTCCCACGCGCCAACAGATGGGAGAACGACTTGATGGGTTGGGCTTCCAGTGGTGATTATATGTATGTATTAGAGGATGTGGAAGAGAGTGGGGAGTGAAGACATGTAGGGAGTTTagattttgatttccagGTTGAAAGAGGTAAAGAGTATGTTCGCGATCGTATCGAGATAATCCAACAAGAATTGAGTTACGAGAAGATTAAAAATCGATATGGAATCCAAATGGAATCgaattgaagaagtttGGGCTGGAATTTTCTGAATTCAACTGAAGGTTTTGAGAATATTTCATATACAACTGGCATTTGATAAGATTTCGAACTCAGTTTTGGAAAGTATATCTTTGGCATACGCCAAGAACTCAGATACAATACCAGTCGAAAGCTATTTCAAGTAACAGGAGAGTGAAAGAGCCAACAAAGCAACAACTATAATTTCGGCAAAAGAGTATAATTATCTTATGTCCGCTCACTTTAGTCTATCGCGTCCTATTTTCTGGATCTACTTAGATCAATCTACTGATATCATTATTGGTATCCTCCAATTACTTTATTGTGGAACCTCGCTCTTGTCATGTGGTTATAATTCTCGAGAAACTGTCAAGCTCTTGCACTCACTGTCATTCTAAACTCCTGATTCATGATTCATGATTCCTGGTTCATGGTTCAATTTATCTGATAACATACCCACTGCACTGCAATATTTCTTATACTAACTTTTCACAGGCAAGCCACCCAAATGAAGTTCAGAACCAAGGACGACGCCATCAGATTTGCTCTTAACCAGGGCTGGAACACAGTGGTCCACGAGACCAACAAGAGAGACTTCAAGGTCAAGGTATACGCCGACAACTTTTTCCACAGCTCCGGCAAGCTCAAGCATATTCGTACTAAATAAGTAGCCAGTCTTCTTACCTGTACGATCTATTTAcattatattataataagACCATTTTTTTGTCCGTAAAGTTACATGGCACTGTTCTCTGTCAGCTGAGACTCATCTCCAACCCATCAAGACCCATTATCCCAGCCGAAGTTCGAATATTTTAGTCTTGCGGGACTCAacacgcccgactcgagcgaagcgagaggagcagcggggtctggggcgcagccccagccgccggaggcatcctAGTCCaactattttatttatattttggatcagatcataaatatatcatACTGGAGAAGCGATGGTGCGGCTCTTGCGGAGGAGAAGCGGGGCTGAAAGTCGCGATGCCAGTGCAGTATATCGATGCAAGATATTGTTGAAACCGGAGGGGTGAATAATTGGCATCATACATTTTTCGGCCATAGATTTCGTTTTCCTGCTTGTTTTGGACGGTACCTGCAAGCCTGCCGAGAGACTGGTTGTAAGTAGAGAGGACCTTTAAAATGGGTATTGTTTTGAAGTTGGAAGTTGTAGGTTTGGAGTCAGATCAGATTTGCGGCTGGAGGAGTGAATGTGGAGCGAGACCCAAACTTGCGAGTTGCAACTTTCGTCAGTTTTACAGAACCTGCTTTTATTGGTTTGGAAAGAGGTACTATCATTTGCTGAAGAGCTGGTAGTTGAGATTCTTTTAGCTAGTAAAGTGGCAGAAAGAGTGAATGCTGTTggatgatatttttttgatttcgacATGTTTATTCAGCTGAGTACAGTTGATAGTATCGTTGATGCTAACTAAAGGTTTGTAGAGTTTAACAAAGTCGCATCAAGGAAAATGAACGGCCATAGCAAGTCATCTATGGCGGTGTTTTTCCCTGATCGCGTGGTGCGGGACCGAGAACGGGACCGAGAGCGTGACCGCCATGGTTACGACCGGGCGGGCAGCTCTAATCGCGATGGAATAAACCGTAGCCATGAAGATAGGCTGAATGGTGAGTCTGTGTCCGATTATGATAGACATGGATCCCGTTCGAGAGATATAGACAGTCGTGACACACGTTCGAGCAGAGATAGCAGAGATAGTGGATGGCACCACCATAGTTCTAGTAGTAGAAACTCAGCAAGTGAGCGAGATTATAGACGAGATCATGATCTTGACTACAGAACTGAATACAGTAGTAGTCGAAGAGGATATGATGAGATCAGTGAACGAGAGAGATCAAGTGACTGGGGTCGCAGCAGCGACCGAACCCGAGATCGCGATTACAGAAGTAGTGACAGATATCCTAGCCACCAATCTCGTGAACATGGATCAAGGCATGAAAGAGATGGAGAAAGAGACAGAGACCGGGACCGGGACAGAGAGAGGGATAGGGACAGAGACAGGGACAGAGATAGGGAGAGAGACAGGGAGAGAGAAAGAGATAGAGGTAGAGACAGAGAGAGAGACGGGGACAGAGACAGAGAGAGAGACAGAGATAGACACAGAGCGAGGGACAAAGACTCATCGCCTTTTTCAACTCGAAGCTATGACTCTCACCCTGATTCAGCGCATTCTCATCATAGGGATTACCGAGGTCGGGACAGAGACTATGATCGGGGTTGGGATCGTGACAACAGTCGTACACATAGTCGGGTTCAGAGTCCGCATGGTCACAGCAACAATTCTCACTCGACTAGATCAACTTCTGCTACTCCTAGCAAAGCTGTAAAAAGTTCAATCGTATCGAAATCAACTGTCCCCTCTTCTAGCATCTCTAGCACTAGCATACCAAGTAATGATTCATCAACAAAACGGCATTCAGAAAATGGCTCTGTTGAAGTAAATGGCAAGATGCATGAAGAGCACAAAGTCGAAAAAGCATACAGTACATATttagcatcatcatccGGTTCTTCTAGCGTGTCATCTACAACAACTAGCATTGTATCATCTTCACCTGCTACCAGTCCTGACACGGTCATTAGTGTATCCCCTCTGCAGGGCGACAAGCCAGGCATCACATCTATTAATGATACTACATCTACGGTTGCTACTGAAAgacctccaccaccaccaaaatcaCCGCCAGTTTCGAACCTCAATGGTCCTTCTCGTcaacctcctccaccacctcccccGTCTATTGCTGGTATGAAAGGAGCTTCGCATTCTTTACCGCCCCAACCAGCTACTGGCGCACCAGGATTAACACTTAACTCAGTCAGAGAACACACACCACAACCACTCCCTGCCTGCTTAAttccaaaagaaaaagaccCCCAAGCTGTTTTCAGCAAACGAAAAGAATTCAGAATTGTATATGATCCCGAGCTCAGTAAAGACAAATCAAAAGGTAAACAACCAATTTACAAGTACCGGTCCAAGGACGAATCAGACGAAAAAGAACGAAAACCTGTTAATGACCCTCGAAAGCGTGAAAAGTACCATAAATATGCATCAGTTGGTAAGCGCTCTCCTTTTAACAGTCTGCCAGTTCCCAGGTTTATATATGACGAGAACTGGCTTGGTAAGCCACCAGCCACTCGGattcttgtttctggttTGTCCACTCTTACTTCTAAATCATCCGTAGCTGCGGAATTCAAGATCTTTGGTGAGATTGAGTCTTGCGAATTGATCTTAAATCCTGACACGGCAGCATCTTTGGGGTTGTGTCACTTGCGATTCAAGGGCTCTCTTGACAAAGCGCATAAAATAGCTGAGCGCGCTATTTCAGAGTctaagaaaacaaaaatagatTTCCGCCAGATCAaggttgattttgatgataacGGCTCTAAAGCACAGGAAATTGTCGACAAAGTCATTGCTGAGCAGAGGAAAAAGGCCGACGAAGCTGCTAAACAAGCTGCCAAGGCCGCTGCAATCGCAGCTAAAGAGGCTCAGGCTGCGAAAGCTAAGCTCAAGCTGCAAAAGCCGTCTAGCAGGGTATCCACCCCACAGCCAGCATCAACTGCGTCTTCAAGTACACCAACAGCGCCACCTGCATTGGTTGCTGGTGCCCCATTGTCTTCATTTCCATTAATAAAACCAGCTATTATGAAAATCATAGACCGAAGGCCGTACATTATGATTTGTCATGAATTCTTACCGACAGATGATGTTTATCCGTCAGATATCAAGCGAGTTCTTCGCAATTACGACTGGGTTCGTGTGTTGTGTGATGATAATGGGTTCTATATAATTTTCGAGAACGCGAAAGAAGCTCGTCTGTGTCATAATGAAATGGATGGCAAGAAATTGTTTGAATTCAAATTGGCAATGGATTTATATTTAGAAGGTTTTGCCCCCAGAGTCAAAGGTGCAAGTGCTTTATCATCTTTCAGAAGTGACAAGGGCTGGTCTAAgaaggctgctgagaagAAACCACGAGATCCTATCAAGGATGCCACTGAAAGGGTTATCAAAGATCTTCGTGACCTGCTTTGGAAAGATGTCAAGGAACGAATAGTCGCGCCAAAAATCTTTGAATCGCTTGATCCTAGCAGATTCGGTCATATCAAGCGTGAAGTTGCCGCCAAACCCACTCCGAACTCGGTGGCTCCGTCATTCACGaatggtgctgctgctgatagcAATGAAGCCTTTTCAGTTGTGGAGAGAATATCTTTTAATAAGCTTCCTACACTTCCAAGattcaagaaaaagacagttgctgttggtgacGATTCAGCCAAAGTTGCAATGAAAAAATTCAGAAAAGATGCTAGACCTATGAACCATCGGTTGAATTTTGATGAGTCTGATGACGAGAAAGACAGTGAAGTTTCGACTAGGAAACCATCTCCCATTGCAGAGTCAATAACACCTAGTGTTGAACCTGAACCAGTgcccaagaagaagaaatctaaATTAATAAAGAAGAGAGATTTCGACTTTGAGAGCtctggtgaagatgatgagacTGGAAATGAACAGACATTTGCTGTGAAGCTTCTGGACGAAACTATCCCTCCTCCTGAGAAGAAGGTGAAAGTCTCAAGAAAGAAGGCTGTTAAAGCTATACCTTCACCTGTTAAGAAGAAGGGACGACCAAAGAAGGCAGATGAGGAAGAGCTCGTTGATGAAGACACTGGAACGAAGCCTGCTGAGGAGTTGGTTGCTGAATACGAAGAAAAGACTATGGATCAAGGCATTTCTGATTCGGAAATCAACATACCCCATATTGTAGACGCCAAGAGCGGTGTTGACTGGAGTCCCACGGAGACTCCCGGACCATTGACGGTTTGCGGCAAGGAAGATCTAACTGAAGAGGTTGAGTTGCCTGAATTCAAATCTTTTATaaaagatgatgaggacTACGGATTACTTCAAGAAGTTCTACGCGATACTGAACCTGATCCATCAATTGGAAATGCCCAGTACTGGGCATGGAAAAATCTccagatcaagaaaattgaaTACGAGAGCAGGCAAAAGCTGGATACAGTTTCTGGTACACCGCCAGATATGTTGGTTGGAAAATGGGATGCGAATTCTAATGACAGCCGTAGAAGTATTGGCTATTATGAAATCCCCGAGACTGATAAATTCGAATACCTCGAGCACAGACGTAAAATCTCGAAGCCAATTGATACATTACAGCGATATGATCGAGATACATCTctggctggtgctggtggatCGTCTCGTATGAATCGTGTAAATAACAGACGACTGGCGGCTGATATCACTATTCAAAAGCAAATGCTCAGCAGTGAGACGGATattctcaatttcaatcAACTCAAAAAGCGAAAGAAGCCCGTTAAGTTTGCTCGGTCTGCCATCCACAATTGGGGATTGTATGCAGTGGAGCctattgctgctaatgaGATGATTATCGAATATGTGGGTGAAGTCATTCGTCAGCAATTGGCTGATTTGCGAGAACGAAATTATATTCAATCGGGAATTGGATCTAGTTATTTATTCCGTATCGACGAAACTACAGTGGTTGATGCTACTAAAAAGGGTGGTATTGCAAGAGTAAGTAGACTCTTTTCTTCAAACTTTTCTCATTGGAATCTTTACTAACAGATTAGTTTATAAATCACTGTTGCACCCCCAGTTGTACAGCAAAAATTATAAAAGTAGAAGGGCAAAAAAGAATTGTCATTTATGCATTGCGTGATATAGCAGCTGGTAAGTTTAGCGATTTGGAGGTATAAAGGCGAGATTCTAACTATTTTAAAGACGAAGAATTGACTTATGACTATAAATTTGAAAGAGAAGTTAATGGCGAAGAGCGAATCCCTTGTTTATGTGGCTCAGCTGGCTGCAAAGGGTTCCTCAATTAAtgtgtatatttatatatgaTAATGGTATGactttatatatataaacgGGAAATGACGAGTCACTCTCTGAAACGCGGGTTGACCACCAAATCGCGAGTGTCACGTGAGAACTTGATGTACTAGTTAATTAATAATTGCCATGGAAAACTTGAAGAACCAAAGCTAATAGAaagaatataataatttgTTTTATAGTAGAAAAATGTGAATATTCTTCTCGGTCTGGACTTCAATAATCTTCCTGaacaatttattttcaagtgTGATTTGGTATTCACCACTTCAGCTATATCCGCTCTAGCGGCTTCAAGATCATTTGTCAACAATAACTGTGAACCTTGATTCCACCCGGCTGTTAGGCAGTCATGCTATCTAGGTTATTTGGGAATAGTCGATCAAATCCCAAGTTTCCGAAGTACCAAGCTGGTGTCTTGACCTTTCGGAGGAGcatttcttgttcttttaCGAGCCATGCTCGGCGACAACTTTTAACTCTCTCGGAATTTGACACCGAGAGTAAGAAGAACATCAAAAATGTGGCACCCCTGAATTTAGAATCTTTAAAACAGGAGCTAGGTTTTGATCCCAAAACCAAGGCTGTTAGTAAACCAAAGGCGAAGGCTGGTGATATGATCACGTATATTTATTCGGTAATGCAACAATATCCAGAAGCTGTCATTCTCACAAGGGTGGGTTCATTCTATGAGCTTTATTTTCATCAGGCTATTGAACTCGGACCAGTTCTAAACTTAAGAATCGGTCGAAAAAACCAACTTTCGCCTATAAATGGCGAATCATTTGTTCCTATGGCTGGATTCCCTTTCTACCAATTGCAGACATATTTAAAAATGATGGTGGGAGATTTGAAGAAAACCGTAGTCTTACTGGATCAAGTTCCCACtgaagttgctgctggttcaaCTGAAGCAGACAAAAGACCAGTTACACGAATCATTACAGCTGGTACTCTCGTGAGTGAATCGTTCTTAAACTCTTCGGAGAACAGCTTTATTGCTGCCATTCATTTTTCGAATTCTCATTTGGAATCTATTGAAACAGCTCCAGCCAATTCTCCTGTAGGAGTGGCATGGCTTGATATCTCAGTAGGCagtttttattatcaactGACTACGGTGTCGGAATTGATGAATGAAATCGTTCGTATTAACCCTAAAGAAGTTTTATTGGACtctgctgccaaaaaaCTCAATGTCGTTGGTGGGGACTGGGCCCCTCAACTAAGTGAATTATCCAACTTCATGATCACATACAAGAAATTCCCTTCATCGACTAGTTTTGTGGACTATATGTCTCGGTTTAATCAACCTCCAGCAGAAGTGCTATACTCAGTCAAAGATGCAGATGAGAAGAGTATAAGTGCAATGTGTGTATTACTTAAATACATGACAGAGAATCTGCCTGGGTCAATCATCAAACTGAAAACCCCAGAGCACCAAACTACATCAGAATACATGAAAATCGATAGCACGACAAGAAAGAGTTTAGAGTTATTTGAGTCCACTCAGAATAGTGAATCAGTTCGGGGGACATTGTACAACGTCATTGATCGAACGGTAACCCAATCAGGAGCAAGGCTCTTACGATCGTGGCTTTCTTCTCCATTACTATCAGttgagaaaataaagacAAGACAAGATTATGTCGAATACTTTCTGGAGCGTCCTACGCTCACTGCCAGATTGATACACAGCATTGAAAAGCTAGATGATTGCCAAAGAACTGTTCAAAAATTAGGAATGCAAAAATTTGACGTAATGGACTTGGTAGCTGTATCTAGGTCCATCTCAACGATAGCAGATATACACCGGCTAGTGACTGGGGAGATTAAGGCAGCCGAAAAGGATACGTCAATTTCGATTTTGAAAGAATGGTACCATATTCTGGATAAAAGACTGCCTGCCCTTCAGAAATTGAGTAAAAGCATAGacaaaagtataaatatcgAAGTTCTTGAAGCCGATTCCAACGACGAAGGTTTGGTGGAGGGAGAGCCAGGCTATGGCGCAATATCACCAGAGCTATTGGAGTTACAACGTGGCCGGAAAGCCAAGCGCGAGGCTGCGGAATTCAGATCAATTCTCAAGCCCACGGCAAGTAAAAAACTTGAGAAACTGGATTTGATGCAGGGAGAGTACTTATCAGAGATGGAACAGTTAGACCAAAAGTTTAAAACTCTACATGACAACTTAAAAGTCTCACTGAAATGGGCTCCCCAGTATGGTTACCATGTTCACATCTCAGGAACTGAATCTAAATTAGGATCTATTTCGAACTTAATGATTGATGGCCATCGAATCAAAcctacaaaaaaaacaatcgTCATTCAAAATGAAGAGTGGATCCAATTGGGCCTAAAGAAAGATTACATTCAAAGTAAAAGGGAAGCAGAGGAGCAGACTATTTTGAATAAACTGCGAGAATCGGCTCTTCTTTTAGCAGATTCACTGCGTGAATGCTGCGTTGCTATAGATGAGATGGATGTGACGAGCTCGTTCTCGATTTTAGCTCGAGAGCGATCGCTTGTGAGGCCTACTATAacagatgatgatgcaTTGTGTATCACCAGTGGACGTCATATGACGGTGGAAGCTGGATTATACTCAACAGGATCTCAGTTTGTGGCAAACGACTGTGACTTGggaggaaaagaaaatccCGTATGGATGATCACGGGTCCCAACATGGGTGGAAAAAGTACATTCATTCGTCAAGTGGCTCTTATTACTGTTCTTGCTCAAATTGGATGCTACGTCccagcatcatcagcaacaatagGAATTGTTGACAGGCTCTTTTGTAGAATTGGAGCTGGGGATGATCTTTATAGAGGAAGGAGTACGTTCATGGTAGAGATGTTAGAAACAGGCAACATTCTGAAACACGCCACGAGTAGATCATTGGCTATTTTGGATGAAGTTGGAAGAGGAACTAGCGGTCGTGATGGATTGGCAGTTTCTTATGCCACAATTGCACATTTACTTGACGTAAGCAAGTGCCGTTGTCTCTATGCTACTCATTTTGGCATCGAGCTTGCCGATTTGTTAGCGAAAAACAGCAAGGGTCATAATATCAGCTTCTACCGCACTTCAATTAGGTCTGATTTTGAGGAACAATTTGCTAATGCGAAGAACGGTAtggatttcttgtttgatCACAAGTTGGAAAAAGGCATTTCGCAGAACTCTCACGGTCTAAGGATTGCGGCATTGGCTGGCTTTCCGGCATCCGCTCTGGCCGTTGCAAACTCAGTATGGGATGGTCTTGGTAATCCTaataatcaataaataaatacgTACGTATACTATGTAGAATACTACTTTTGCAtcttgaaataaataatgattACTCTAGACGGACTGGTTTTCAGGCCATGTTAGAGTTATGGTACATAAGGTTCGTCGTATCCATAGGGAAGACCACTCGTGTTTCCTGATGGGCGATTCTGATTGTCCGAAGGACGTGGTCTCTGTTGTCCCTGCTGTCCTTGCTGtgcttgatattgattAGAAAGGTGCGACATCATAGGGGGCATCATTGGTACATTGGTCATATTTGGCATGCCTGGCATGTTTGGCATACCTGGCATACTTGGCATACCTGGCATTCCTGGCATACCTGGCAAACCTGGCATACCTGGCATTCCTGGTAGTGGTGGCGGAACAGGGAATCCGTAATTGAACTGATGCGGAGCATACTGGTTGGGTAGCCATGGCATAGGTGGAAAATATTGTTGTGACGGTGCTTGAGGATATGGGGGCATGTGTCCAGGATATGAATTTCCATGACTAGAGTTCTGATGTGGTGGATTTCTACGATTCTGCCAATTATGCTGAGTATTATTTGGCTTGAAATCTCTTGACCGGTGGCCAGATTCTCCGCTATGATTCTTTGGAGAAGGAGGTGCATTTTCATCACGCTCCTTCGCTTTATGCtgtctctttctcttctttttattttgctgTTTGCTTTCTTGCTCCTTCTCGTCATCGGAGAAATCTCGCTCACGTTCCGAAACTTCTTCGTCATGCCAATTACTTGCATCTGAACCCTTTACAGCCCGTACGGTTTCAGTCAGGACAAATGATGAGGCAGGAACAACATAGTAAACCTTTTGACCTTTTCTTGGCAAGAGTGACTTtacctcttcttcagaattGAACTTTACCGAATACACAGGTGCTTGTACACGTCCAAAAGTTTCGAACAAAACTCCCAGAAGTTGTCGATCTTCAAAGCAAAATATCGAATCGTCGCCAAGGATACGAAACTCTCCGGACATCGCTGCTTTGATGATTGCTGTTTTTTCTACCACCTGTGTCAGTTCACCAACATACTGGATAGGCATGTCAGCAGTCAGATGAAAATCAGTCGGGACTGTGGGTGCTGGTACGTCCAATATCTCATTCTTCGTTTTTAAAGGGCCACTCTGATCATTATCTTCCTCATCGCTGAGATCAATATTAGCATccttcttttgttttgaggCGTTGTCATTATCGTCATCCGAGTCAGATTCGGAATCTGAGCCTGAAGATGAGCTGGATTGGCTTTCCGAGTCTTCTTCCGACTCCGATTGTTCATCCATTTCCGAGGCTGTATCAGAATCAGCTGATTTAAGCTCTGAGCTTAGACTATCGGCTGTTTTGCTTTCCTGCTCCTCGTCAGAAGAGAATGCCAAGTCTTCTCCTGCCAATGCACGGTCAAGGAAATCGGTAGTTTTGGTCGAGTCCACAGTTTCCACTGGAACAGGGTCTACATTGCTAGCCACAGGTAATGCAAGATCAACACTTGGGGTTGACTCTGGCTGAGTTTTATCTTCTTCCACTGTTGGGGGTACAGTATCCAAGTTTTCTGTATTATCTGATACTGGAGGCACTTGCGCTTTTAAAAGTCCATTATTTTCAGCTATTAAATTAGTGCTTGCATCAATTTGTTGTTCAGTTGTGGACATTCCCTTGTCAGATTGTTCAGAAAGCTGTACATCAGTAGATTCCGTTGGAAGCACTTCGGAGAAAACAGAATTAGGACCGGAAATAATATTTGCCTTGTTCTTGTCACAGCTGACCGTTTCTGTCATTTTTTCGCTCGACGAATGAATCTAAATCACTGAGCACTGGAAGATGGAACGGTGTTATGGTTTTAGGTGCCAGGgttcaaataatttttcGAATGGAGATCCAGACTTGCATATATGTGATTTTCCCTAAAAGGAAACGTTAACTGACGATCCAACGTATTGTCACTGTCAGCACAATGAATTCAATTTGTATTTACAAGTCACATTTACTAATAATATACTTCTAAATATAAGACAAACcaaatttgaatttgtGAAGCTTGGCACCTTGAGACATTTGGCTATACCAATTTAGCTTTGCTATTGAGAGTGAGCTTACAAAAGTCGTCGATGGAAATCCATTTCCGACTCATTTCTTTGCTTCGAAAACCAGCCGGGGGTCGGTTAAAACCCTCTATAATGGTATCAAATAGTAGCTTGACGGAATGGCAATATTCAAGCAGATTCTTTTTTAACATTTTATTGTATCCTCTAAAAGGATATTAGACTTCATATATTAATAGGTAGACAGATGATCTTCTTTCTGAAACAATTATTCGACAATGGTTGCTTACGTTGTTCAGAAGCAATGGCGTTACAAACTAACAATTtaagtatatatatagccAGATAATGAAAACATGAACGTATGTGACTAGATAAAACAATAGGATAGAAACAATTCTTATCGACAAAGTATGAAATTTTTAAGCCCATTAGCGGTGGCCTTCCTGGCTGCTACTCCATGTTTAGGAGAGCAGTTCTCGACTTCACTCTCTCCATATGCTCAATCTGTTTTGAACCGACTGGGACAAGACGCTAAGATCAGTTCCTTGGTTAAAGTCTATTATACTGCTACTGGCCTTGAGGCCAGCGCAATATACACTCAGGTTCTTAAACAAGCTAACAAAGTTGTTCCTGGAGCTGCAGATATTATCGGAGAAAACCCCACTGCTACTCTTCAACCTCAAGTCAACCAAGGTAAGTGAAAACTGGCCAGCTATGTGCTTTGTCCGCGAAGAAAACT
The Sugiyamaella lignohabitans strain CBS 10342 chromosome A, complete sequence genome window above contains:
- the NAF1 gene encoding Naf1p (RNA-binding protein required for the assembly of box H/ACA snoRNPs; thus required for pre-rRNA processing; forms a complex with Shq1p and interacts with H/ACA snoRNP components Nhp2p and Cbf5p; similar to Gar1p; GO_component: GO:0005654 - nucleoplasm [Evidence IDA] [PMID 12242285]; GO_component: GO:0005654 - nucleoplasm [Evidence IDA] [PMID 12515383]; GO_component: GO:0005634 - nucleus [Evidence IEA,IEA]; GO_component: GO:0005634 - nucleus [Evidence IDA] [PMID 12515383]; GO_component: GO:0030529 - ribonucleoprotein complex [Evidence IEA]; GO_function: GO:0003723 - RNA binding [Evidence IEA]; GO_function: GO:0003723 - RNA binding [Evidence IPI] [PMID 12515383]; GO_process: GO:0000493 - box H/ACA snoRNP assembly [Evidence IMP,IPI] [PMID 12228251]; GO_process: GO:0000493 - box H/ACA snoRNP assembly [Evidence IMP] [PMID 12242285]; GO_process: GO:0000493 - box H/ACA snoRNP assembly [Evidence IMP,IPI] [PMID 12515383]; GO_process: GO:0001522 - pseudouridine synthesis [Evidence IEA]; GO_process: GO:0006364 - rRNA processing [Evidence IEA]; GO_process: GO:0042254 - ribosome biogenesis [Evidence IEA,IEA]), with amino-acid sequence MTETVSCDKNKANIISGPNSVFSEVLPTESTDVQLSEQSDKGMSTTEQQIDASTNLIAENNGLLKAQVPPVSDNTENLDTVPPTVEEDKTQPESTPSVDLALPVASNVDPVPVETVDSTKTTDFLDRALAGEDLAFSSDEEQESKTADSLSSELKSADSDTASEMDEQSESEEDSESQSSSSSGSDSESDSDDDNDNASKQKKDANIDLSDEEDNDQSGPLKTKNEILDVPAPTVPTDFHLTADMPIQYVGELTQVVEKTAIIKAAMSGEFRILGDDSIFCFEDRQLLGVLFETFGRVQAPVYSVKFNSEEEVKSLLPRKGQKVYYVVPASSFVLTETVRAVKGSDASNWHDEEVSERERDFSDDEKEQESKQQNKKKRKRQHKAKERDENAPPSPKNHSGESGHRSRDFKPNNTQHNWQNRRNPPHQNSSHGNSYPGHMPPYPQAPSQQYFPPMPWLPNQYAPHQFNYGFPVPPPLPGMPGMPGLPGMPGMPGMPSMPGMPNMPGMPNMTNVPMMPPMMSHLSNQYQAQQGQQGQQRPRPSDNQNRPSGNTSGLPYGYDEPYVP